The Gigantopelta aegis isolate Gae_Host chromosome 3, Gae_host_genome, whole genome shotgun sequence genome segment GGAGATGAATTCGGGGATCGAAACCTCTTCCTGCTCAAGCAAAATATTTTCCGCTTGTGCATGACTCAACACCCCCCTCCCCGCTGTAAACTTCGCCATAGTTTAGACCTCCCCCTAAAATTTATCCACACGCAGTATAATCACATTTATAATGTTGtggtaaaaaatttaaattataatccaTATTGCATTTAGAAGTAGCAGTATTATTGGACGTTTTCTGATTATTCATTAGTATCGTCATCGTCGTTGTTATCTTCATCaccagtatcatcatcatcatcatcatcatcatcatcaataattttgtcattagtCATTACCACTACATGAATTAAACAATCACGGTTTGATTTCTCCAATTTatacatgacatgacatatttttaacaacatatttattaaaataataaaatacatttagcataaaataaaagtataagaTATAAGGCCTGAAAAAAATTCTTGCAATAGgctatacacatacatacatacatacatacatacattaggTGATTATCGCTACTTTAAGTTTCACGCCAAACGGCGATCCTCAGGCgaatataaccgtaactaatcatctaatgtatgtgtatatactatgctccattttaatattttaatatgttgaacACTATACAATAATAAAGTGAACcacaaatactatatatatatatatatatatatatatatatatatatatatatatatatatatatatatatatatatatatatatatatatatatattagacccCTGCGAAGCTTCGTATATTCGATTCGATTCGAAATCGTCACGAAGCTTCGATTCGATTAGATTCGATTTTTGTGTCTTCGGCATTCAAGCTACTAACTGCTCTTCAGAAAGGGTGAATTCAACAGGCACACACGTTATAACCGACAAACGTCACTCACTGTCTCGCCAAAATGCAGAGACACTCATATGGGGACATAAAAACGTTGATCTCCATGTCAGACTTCAAACAGAGAAAGTGatgtaattataatgttatatgcaTCATGACACACTGAATCGATAATTAAGTCGGTCAATAAACACTGCTTGACGTAACgagtatatttctttttttaatttttaggatTCGGTTTTTGTATGTGCGAAGAATATCAACTGGTATTTAGTTTTGATCTCCGATTGGTGatgagtgttaattttcacgtttACTTGAATTATTTTGTGATCTAATTAAAGCCAATAAATGATCACTTCCAAGATATTATATCGTGTTAGTTCAACTGGTTTTCTATTTAGtactatttttctattatttaaaCTTCAACCTTGTGTAATCATGTTAATCACCATACGTACTTCCAATGcagtggatatttatattgtcttTCTAATTTCCTTCACTGAGCTGAATATTCCTTTCTGAACTGCATCTGATACATTTGATTATTCTCCAAGGTATTCGAGATTCGATATTCGATTcgaacattttcaaaaattcgATTCGAAATTCGATTCGAACGGAAAATTGAGATTCGCAGGgcccttatatatatatatgtatatacatgtatatacatatatataaatatatatagttagttTCCCCACTGCCCCTTTTccttttattcctttcttttctcatttcttcccgatatggcaactcctcctatctttcaacttctttcgctgtccacctccacatcccagtctttgtctctccaaccgcgacaggtgcttgtctcttgtggctatctgtgtcACACACCTATtattcccatcagcttttagcagTGGGcttagggacggtccataaatatcgatgtgcttcacaatccgaacaatgttcggaaggagggggggggggggtaggggttaAAAGCCATGTTGGGATTGCTTTTCAGGTCAAACATCGGTCCATCGAAGGTCAATGTTTcgtacacattatatcaatgtttttatgttaggattaggggagggggggggggggagggggtcaaacccaatcctaacattgttaagattatgaaaaccattgacatttatggaccgtcccttagtctgaccacttcgtaGAGTGTTCAGTATGTACTTCTGGCATTGtaaagaggcacttgtaacttCCTACTCTGCTCCCCTGCTACCGACGGGCGTTAGTTAGTGCTGTGGGttagaccagctttattagcggcagaggacgaggatgtcaggtgggtgcagggaagtactgAAGAACTTGAAACAGGTAGGttatggtgtggacagctcagaagacagagttggaggaaactgacagaaagggtcgaaacagattgaaatcgtagcagaaattggaaagttttttatattaaaaatgagaaTGGTAGCCAGAGGATGAtggatgagaaagatgaatgaatgtttgagccagctttgacggaatttgaaccactgttgtcagcttgattgtccagcagcttatccactaggcCACGGAGCTCATCAGgctatatttaatgacatatatatataaatgtatcagAGTGCaacttttttcatttcttgtatTCAGATATTTTGTGCATAAATTATAAACAGAATGAAATACCCTTTTCTGACTTTAggtaaagttttttaaaaaaaaccaggaTAATGAAAAATGATattcaaaatgtaaaaatagaaaATTTAGGCCTTATGGGTTAAAGAAATAGCACTCGTAGACATAATATGTTAGAGGGGAACGGTAGGGAGGTATCTCTCGTGAAACTGTCTTAaatgatatatgttttttttatatatatacaaatgttattaaaaaaaatgtaatgtaaatacactaataatttttttttaagagatGTACTTTTCTTTTgggtatttatttatctatctatgtatgtatgtatgtatgtatttatttatgtattccaGTCCCTGATTTACAACACACAGTCCATGTTGATAAAGATATAGGAATGGACCGCAGTCTTTTGCAAGAAACaaattccaaaaataaattctaataattatgtaggcctacaggtatatatgtatttcgcatttaaatattgaatttattatcTTTTGATCATCTATTAGCTATTCtacatatctttaaaaaaaaaaaaaaaaaaaaaaaagaaaaaaaaaaagacgcgATATTTCGCGCCCCTTAGGTTGAGTTATAGTGTACACAGGAGcctgtttgctttgtttaacaacaccactggagcacattgattacttaattaTCGGCTaatattggatgttaaacatttggtaattatgacacgtagtcatcagaggaaacccgctaagttttcctaatgcagaaagggattttttatatacaccttcccaaagacagaaaaaacccataccatgaccagttgtggtgcactggttggaacgcgaaaaaaaaacctctaatcagctgaatggatccaccgaggtggttcgatcttgcgacgcaagcacctcaagcgagcactcaagcgactgagctaaatcccgccccacctCAAAAAATAGTCTACCTTTGTAGAATGCTGGATCCGCCGCCACTGTGTATAATTAGGTCAACTGGTCAGTTATCCAGATAGTGTGTATTCTATTTTGCTGCATGTtcagattcattcattcatttatttattcacatgcttctataccacgaaggtttcaagcatgtctgtcccggggtcgagttctggatagccagaggtCTACTCCGGGACAGAAAATTTAACgggataattttgaattttactcaaaaatttaaaatatatataggggGACaaatttaactaattttaaaggaaaaatttgAAGGTGTAgtccaaaaatttatttaaaaactattattatatccAAAATTTTCCTAGACTAATAAATTTTTCACCATTATAAATGGGcgttctaaattaaaataatacaacaaactcTAATTCCCTATCTGGAACGAGGTTGGAGGTTGTTGATTGAAGGTTGTCACAGGAggttgatattaaaatataatactaacAGTAATTTACCTTTATGGGGAGGTACCGGGTCCATTTGTAGCTTCAGCGTGGCCGAGGGGGGTGGGGGACCAGGGAGAGCGAGGGACGGGGGAAGGCCCCAGACAATCCTATCTCTCCCTAAATCCAAAACGCCTACGCCTAAGCGTCTAACCCCTAATTTTTGGTTAAAACTGGTAAAACAAGCCGAgagaaaattctttaaaagcGGATAGAGCGCGAAGCGTTATAATTCGCGGACGGCGAAAGACAGCCCTCAGGCATGTTCAGATAGGCACGTTCCCCCCACGCTGCAGGTTTTATTCAAGCTCACTGAACCATGTCAAaaacgacctttgatatgcaaatgataaAACGGGTACCCGCAACCAGTGTCCCCGTTGTTCCGTTATTCTAATTTGGTGGCTAAATgttatcaggcgcgtgtgctgGGATTTTAGCACGAGGGGCTCTAGACTGGCAAGcgaattttgtgtgtgtgtgtgtgtgtgtgtgtgtgtgtgtgtgtgtgtgtgtgtgtgtgtgtgtgtgtgtgtgtgtgaaatcaCGCTACCCCggaaaatatatctttaaaaaataatatttctttcaGCAGGGAGAGTTTCGACCCTCGAAACCCTTACCTCATTCTGTTACTTATTTGTAAGATTCCTATCAGACAGGTGTTTATATTGGGCGGCACccacactggggggggggggggggagagacactGATATAGggcgacaggcaaatataaaaggtgcaccaccctacagacaggatagcacataccacggtctttgatataccagtcgtggtgcactggctggaacgagaaatagcccatggacccacccacccacggagattgattctagaccgacGTATCGCTATTAGGCGAGTGCTAAATACTATTGGGCTACGATGTTGTATTGAATAAACATaacttaaattaataaaaattagcacAGCAAACACTGAAAACACTTAATTAGGattcattaaaattacatttagcttttttttcaaatttaactaaatatacaatgtatatataataattttaatttaagtaaTGGTGGAGTAAGTCAAGTAAaagagggcgggatttagctcagtcagatGAGTTCGCTAGTGAGATTCTTGCGTcctaggatcgaatcacctcaatGGATCCATTCTCATATTGTTTTTCTCTGTCTCAACTGCACTACGACGTATATCAAACGATGTGCTATGTGCTGTGGGCGtggtctgtgggatagtgcatataaaagatcccttgctactaatgggaaaaaatgtagcgggtttcctctctatgactgtgttaaaatgaccatatgtttcacacccaatagctgatgattaataaatcaatgtgctctagcggggtcggttttttgttttttttggtatcAAGTGCGTGTTCATGAAATTATGCAAtcgggttgggggggggggaggggttctAAACTGTGTTAAGTGAAGTTTCTAGTTGGTTCTggccatatatacatgtactctctcttcttttcttttttcaaagaaGACACCCACAACCCACCCACctcacaccccacaccccaatGCACACACCCCGTATACGCGCCTAAATGGTTGTAGGTCAAGAAGTTATAAAGATTTTTCACAGCAAAAAgcttcatttcttttttcttttctttttttggcaagTAATCTCAAGATTATATATATGTGGAATTTACCCACCAAGAGATGTCATTTTAACTAAACCCAGGGGTTcgacgtagcttagtggtaaaacactcgcctgatgcgcggtcggactaGCGTTCGTTCCCCGTCTGTGAGCCCATTCCCTCGCCATTtgtcgttccatccagtgctccatgactggtatattaaaggtcgtggtatacgctatcctgtctgtggggtggtgcattataaaaaattccttgtaGCGAAAATGTAAgtggtttcctctttaagataaagtcaaaattattaaatgtttgacatccaatagccgatgcttactaaatcaatgtgctctagtggtgtcgttaaacaacaaaaaaacacctttataCTTTTTAACTAAAACCACGTATATTGTGAtttattgtaaatgtttattttaagatCTATGATAATTATTCTATAAACACCACGGTCCACAGAATAAAATAAGTTAACAGTACTGTTATTCATAGACAAAATAGTTTTGTCTATAAATCACTcttcataatttatataatacacatacataggcctacaatCATGTCTAATTGTGCcgttgttttgcttttttaattctgttttaaatataaactgaatatttatttgttcgttcgttcatgcatttatttatttattttatcgaCCATCATCATCGATATTGCTAACGTCagtaataaaaactaattattcaATTAACAAACTCTGATATAAATCAGAAACAGttccattaatattaattatgcataataacttttaaaattatttcgaAGGTAGCTCCTACTGATGCgcggttagggttagggtgcagttactgtttttatattattattttttatatttctgtaGGTGCCTATTTTTACGCGTTGCACCCATCCCTGAATAATGTATATGTCTTTTAAAATGTCACAACCCTTCCGTGAATGTTGCCAGTCTCCTTACAAAAATCCCGTATCCGCCCCTGATTCAGGAGGGGGGGGCGGTCTAGACTGGCAAGCGAATTAAGttccatgggcgtacatgggggggggttcgataggttcgaccgaccccccccccccccccccccctgaaatcgccttttttataatttaatatatctgacattgatatctgacattattatatttactcagcatagaaatatatgcccaatatctctgcaatctattttggaatcccccttttcaaaatcctctattttggaaccccccttatcaaaatcctatgtacgcccatgagtTCCAACGGGGATTTAAATCATTCTCcccgtaaaataaaattatgttcttaaaaaaaaaaaaataatgacttTGAGCAGGTGGGGGTTGACTCCCGAGCGCCCACTCTGCACACACGTCTGTGCtactttaaacaaataatttaataagtaaaaaaataacTGCATGATTGCGTAAATATTATGAGTGGCAGTGTGTCACACGCTTTTGTTGACTCACGTGACCACAGTTTCCACGACGTCACGCACACCACGTCTGGCCAACCAGGGTTGCGCATAGCAACGAAGAGTCCATTCTTTCGCTAAATAACAACATTGTGCTCGTCGCCTGGAGAAGATTGTACGGTGGGAACAATTTCTAAAGTGTTTTACTGATAAAACCCGTATATTCAACAAATTTCGGAACTAACGGAGAGCTATGTAGCGGTAAGAAACTTTGTAATTTTTGAGACGTGGTTGGATCAATGGAAGAATGTCCACGCGGGTTAAAGCGGTCCCAGCTCAGAGGACCCGGTCCTTGCTAACCACAGGGGATATGTACACACATAATACAATCGATACTACATCCCATCATCTCCCTCCATTAAGTAGTCAGACGGTCGGCGGAACGGCTCACAGTTCTCATATGAATACCAGCGTCAAAGTACAGCAGTTGTTTGAAGACCACAAACACCATCACGAAAAGCGAGATAACCAAAATGGCGGCGATCACAATGAAGACAATCAACCACACAACGTCCCCGCAAGGCCCAGTTCCAGTGCTGGGAGTAACACAAGTAAGGGCGGGTCAGCGGCCAGAAGTCGAAACACCATGACTCCAGAAACTGCTATGAAGCAGTATATGCATAAACTGAGTTCGTTTGAACATCACGAAATTTTCAATTTTCCACAGATTTATTTTGTTGGTCAAAATGCAAAGAAAAGGCAAGGAGTCATTGGAGGAGCAAATAAcaatggttatgatgatgataatggatCGTACATTCATGTACCTCATGACCATGTATCTTACCGCTATGAAGTTCTGAAAGTGATCGGAAAGGGTAGTTTTGGCCAGGTAGTGAAGGCATACGACCATAGAATATCTCAGCATGTAGCACTGAAGATGGTTAGAAATGAGAAACGGTTTCATCGCCAAGCACAAGAAGAAATCAGAATTTTAGAACATCTTAAAAAACAGGACAAAGACAATCTCATGAATATTGTACATATGTTAGAACATTTTACGTTCCGAAATCACATATGCATAACTTTTGAattgttgagtatgaatttgtATGAGCTcataaaaaagaacaaatttCAGGGATTCAGTTTGCAGCTTGTACGTAAGTTTGCACACTCAATATTGCAATGCTTAGATGCTCTgtataaaaatagaataattCACTGTGATCTCAAACCAGAAAACATTCTATTGAAACAACAGGGACGGAGTGGAATCAAAGTGATTGATTTCGGCTCTAGCTGCTACGAACATCAGCGGATATATACTTACATTCAGTCAAGATTCTACAGGGCACCTGAAGTTATTCTTGGGGCCAAGTATGGAATGCCTATCGATATGTGGAGTCTTGGATGCATTCTCGCAGAGTTGCTAACTGGTTACCCCCTGTTCCCAGGCGAAGATGAAGGGGATCAGTTGGCATGCATCATCGAACTCTATGGTATGCCACCACAAAAACTGTTGGACCAGTCAAAACGAGCACGGAATTTTATAAGTTCTAAGGGTTTTCCAAGATACTGTACAGTATCAACTTTACCCGATGGCAGTACTGTTCTAAACGGTGGACGGTCGAGGCGAGGCAAAACAAGAGGCCCACCACAGAGTAAAGATATGGTAACGGCCCTGAAAGGAACCGATGATCCACTTTTCATCGATTTCATGAAGCGTAGCTTGGACTGGGACCCCGCTACACGCATGACGCCAGGACAGGCTCTTAGACACCCATGGTTACGCCGCAGACTCCCGAAGCCGCCATCAAATGAGGTTCGGTTGGATTCGGGTACCATGCGTACTTCTGGAGCCAGTCGCACCACAGGGATGCCAAAATTATCCAATGGGTCGATTTCAGCTAGTGGTAAAACTCGACACCTTGGTATAGGCGATGAGTTAAATGCTAGAACGAAATTACCACAGATTGGATCAACTCTATAgcatgcaaacaaacttactgacAATATGAAGTTTATGAGATTGTGTACaatcaaaatttgaaaaaaccGTCCAATATGCTTTGCTGCAGCAGTAATGTGTGATACTAgcattttttttcaacaaaaacattttaacagtgGAGAATTATACTATTAAAGCATGGTAGAtctttctaaacattttaatattgtgtttGCAGATTGGATTTCAATTCTATACAATTTCGGGGcttcagggctcaaacttaacaaaGACACCAGCGGTAATTGCCAGAGTTAAGTACTGTATTAATTGCTGTAGGAAAGAGTCTTTAATGAtggcagggttttttttcttagctgctggataaaaattattagtTGGTTGAAGGgatatttttggtttttatatttgttttaaaagtttgtgGTTTCAAATTGCTATAAGCAGGCTAAAAATTGCAGTAGGTAACAATTCtcaagttcgagccctgcaaaTGGGATGTTTGCAGATTGGATTTCAGTTCTATACAGATCGGATGTAATGATATGTGGATTGTGGCAAGTATACACACAGATGTATTCTGTCAAGTGGGAATTAATATACCAGATTCTGTGTCGAGATGGACTTGAAATACTTTCTGCATCACTGAATCAAATGGAATATCTTGTTACAATTTTATGAATTGAGAAATGATTGAAGCTACCGGTCCTAAAACCAGTTAAAAAACAGCTTTATCTGTGATGTgacatgttgtttttgttttcttttccctcttttaaagaaaaaaacaaatgtttttttgaaGCTTTGACCATTTTTTATGATTACTTTATCATTTGTACCTGGTGTgttataatttcattatattaagATAAGTGCAGTGCAAGTATGTCAAAACTATTGTTCAAACAGATTTACTGTACATAcaggtgtgtgtatatatatatatatatatatatatatatatatatatatatatattgtgctCACTGACACCGTAATAGTGacaatatacaatttatatggGACTGCAGAGCACGTTTTAAAGTAGGGTTAGGGTGGCTAAATTGAACTGAATAGCAAATATTGCATTTAATTAATTCTTGACATCACCTGTCCATTAAGGCTTGAAATTCTGTGGAATGGGAAGCAGTTTCTGCTTCTGACATTTTAGTGCAAAAAACAAATGCTGCTCATTGCTAGAAACTGAGTTCTAGCCATTTTAGATCACTTGTactgatattaaaaaaagaaaaaagagtgaTGCTTTATTAAAccataactctctctctctttttttgttgttgcaataTCTAATTTAATATTAGTTGTTCAAAAGTTGACATCGTTGacattaattctttaaaatcTGAATAGTATGTCATGCCTTACGATGGAAAGCAAAAGCTGCTTGTGAAAttgattatataaatataaatgagaaagcatttttttgtgtttttaagtaGCAGTTACCTCTTGCTCCCTGTCAGTTTTTAAACCAGGtacagtatatatttaaatcttaaatttatttttagaatgaAGATGTCCAATATCAAATCAATCTAGTTGTATTACATATGATGATGTTGCATTTTtaatgcagggctagctctgggtgagcaaaacatttcgccaaattgtttattaaacttcaaaaatagtcaaaattgtattattttctaaaaaaaatctattattacatgaaattatttcactaaaataaaattcgccaaatgCTTTCAAATTTCGcatttggcgaatttggcgagtgccagagctagccctgtaatgCCATCTACCACTTGTATTGTGGCTTgaatgaaaactgtttgtacACGTTAATATTCACTGGCTGAATGTTTGAAGTAAGGACTGaaaggtttttgttatttttagttaCCATtttaggattttaaaaaaacatgtatatataataatatactttaagATTTTAACTAAattctttattaattttttgtttgttattattttaaaaaatttaaatttcagtaacattttatttgtagttAATGAAGGTGGATGATCGTGCACTCCAAATTGTGAATATATGGAGGAAAAATTCAACAGGTCAACGTTTGTTTTAAGttcttaaaaaaatttaattacttttaaacaacaaacaaatccaCACTTTCAAATGCATTTCAACAGACATTtccttattttttatttagtagaGAATGGATTAAGTTGGAGAATGCATAAAAGTGAatttataaaaaagaattgCAGGTACTGGTaatcagtgttcgaaataagtaCTTGTCtgtcccgacaagtgaaaaCCATCTTGGGCAAGCAgaatggttgtccagtggacaagtgaaaatgttcaatgcaatTTCATTTTGATCAGTCAAAAACATtagcagacaagtagatttcttgaTGCAACTTGTCTAGTGAAAATGGCTGCTTATTTTCATTGCTGATTGTTTTAAGGGCTTGTTAATTATTTCCCCCGAATTCACACTTTATTGTGCAGTCTCCCATACGTCCATGGATGGTTTTATTATGATAGTGATTTCTATactatttagattttatttctACAGTCCGAGCATTGATATCAAACAACCCTAGGCAGCcacttaaatatattaattttcatgatGTGTtggcatatatataaaatatcagctTCAAAATATGATAATCATACGGTCAGATATTGATCTTAGTCAGGGTCCATTAGATGCacaatgttttaatgcattttacattttgttattgaaaTAACAGTCAAAGATTTATGTCAATTTGTTcagaagaaatatattttttaccaACATTTCTTATTAGATTTGTAACAAGATGCATGTACATTGAGAAATGGTATTTGGCAGGTCATAatggacaaatatatttattaatggtTAGGTCAATGTTGGTGTAATTTTtaggattttaaaataatttgatttctTGTTTACATCTTGACATTTAAGGGGAGTTGTCAGTGTATCACATTGGCTCCCTGTTATGCCTTTGAGGCTAATTCAAGAATGtcaattttaaagaaagtaaacaCAAAAGGATTAAATGTTCATTCTCGATATGGTAACATCttattaaatacacatgtagctgctcTTAATCTCAATTGTTTTCATGGCGAGGTCTGCTTCATACATTGCAGGCTAAGACCTGCTTTCCTTTAACGCCATTTCACGCATCTTTTATCGTGTGTTTTTCCATGCATGGAAATGTACTTTTCCATATCTGCGTTTTCGTAAGCggattaatataaaaaaaattacgttGTCAGAGTGTACTTTAAGTCAAAAGTAAATGTTTCATATTATCACATCACTGTGCTTAAAAACTCGTatggagaattttttt includes the following:
- the LOC121368417 gene encoding dual specificity tyrosine-phosphorylation-regulated kinase 2-like; protein product: MSTRVKAVPAQRTRSLLTTGDMYTHNTIDTTSHHLPPLSSQTVGGTAHSSHMNTSVKVQQLFEDHKHHHEKRDNQNGGDHNEDNQPHNVPARPSSSAGSNTSKGGSAARSRNTMTPETAMKQYMHKLSSFEHHEIFNFPQIYFVGQNAKKRQGVIGGANNNGYDDDNGSYIHVPHDHVSYRYEVLKVIGKGSFGQVVKAYDHRISQHVALKMVRNEKRFHRQAQEEIRILEHLKKQDKDNLMNIVHMLEHFTFRNHICITFELLSMNLYELIKKNKFQGFSLQLVRKFAHSILQCLDALYKNRIIHCDLKPENILLKQQGRSGIKVIDFGSSCYEHQRIYTYIQSRFYRAPEVILGAKYGMPIDMWSLGCILAELLTGYPLFPGEDEGDQLACIIELYGMPPQKLLDQSKRARNFISSKGFPRYCTVSTLPDGSTVLNGGRSRRGKTRGPPQSKDMVTALKGTDDPLFIDFMKRSLDWDPATRMTPGQALRHPWLRRRLPKPPSNEVRLDSGTMRTSGASRTTGMPKLSNGSISASGKTRHLGIGDELNARTKLPQIGSTL